The sequence below is a genomic window from Hydractinia symbiolongicarpus strain clone_291-10 chromosome 10, HSymV2.1, whole genome shotgun sequence.
taaaaaataaatatcagaatatttaataatattttttgactcAGTATGGAAAATCATTTTGAAGGGTGTAAAAGCCAGTATAAATAGGTAGCAGGAAGCTCAGTAGAAAATTGTGTAATAATGTAACatggtgaaataatatcaataatataatatatagtcTATGTGTGAATTATAACAAGTAAGATATTCCCGATATCCTATCCCAAGTGTTCTTTCAGCGTACTAAAAACTCTTTCACCCAGTTGTCTGTTCTTTTTACCGCGCCGTTTTCTAACAATTCGCTTTGAACTTTCTCTATGCCAACAAACCCTTTCCGTCTTTTTCATTATCGGCACCGGTTTTTTTAGTGTATTTTTCCGTAAGTAATATGTCCTTCCCCTGTTGTCTGCCCTTGTCTCGACGCTTGAGAACTTTAAGGAAGTCTCTTTCTTCAGAGATATATCCATTATCAAATAAATAATTTGTAAGATATGATACAGAAAGTAAAGTGGCAAACGACATTGACATGGCCAAAATACGGAACGGAAAATATTGACGACCATTTTGATAATATGGAAACTTAAACAGGGGGGGTAAACCAATCAATTCTTCCCCTCCTGATACCCGCAATAATAAACCAATCACATACGCACAAATAGAACCATAGGTGTTCACAAAAGGTATATGTACAGCTCCAACAAGTTGTGGGAATAATATAACAAAGACCAGATCAGAGCACAAACGGAATAGATCATATATactctttactgtgagaccaacgCAAGTTGCTATAAAACCCACTACAACAATACCAATTCGAATCACCCAAATGATTTCCTTTGCTGATGCCTATGGAAGAAATAAACATCTCAAAAGTTATTGATTTTAAAGATGAGTAAAGCAATGATATGGAAACATAACATGGTTTCTCATCTGTAAATCTTAGCAATGCCACatagactcaaagaaataaaaaaaagcttgAATGTCTAACCCTTAAGTTTTAATAAGAAACATGTGAGATATTTATTTCTGTGTATTAAGACATTGCGCATAACTAATTATAAGCTACAAGATTTTTGTCAAAAAGAACAGCACACCACTTACTTTCGGCCTAAATATCAGCTTGTATATATTATGCCCAAACATTGAACTAGCCGACAAAACTGATGAATCGGCAGATGACATCACTGCAGCGGAGACAGCTCCTAAACCAATAAAAGACACCCAACCAGGTGTTGCGTATTGGAGTACCATGGGAAGAACTAAACGAGTATCTTTTATTGTTCCGTTTTCAACTAGATTTGAAGACGGCTCAGTCATGTTTGTCcaatctataaaaaataataaatattgttaaaaacagCCCCCGTAGTTTTGTAcaacattttttcaaatatcGCTGCGTTTCTTTTGTTTCTCGCTATCTCGAAAAAAGCTTTAGCATCCTCGGGCATGTTTTTGATACGTCTTAGAGTCAAAATACAAATTTAGACGAATTTTATTTGGAAAGTGTAATGTTAAAACCCATGAATAATTGCCTAGTggtagaatttgtatttttagtGCACCTCGTTATCGTTCGAAATCTTGCCTGCCTTACGCAAACCAACTATGCTGGAACAGTTTAAATCAATTTCTAGGTCATATTTCAATGGTAAATGCGCTAGAAAACACCGTATAAGTCACTGCCAATAAGAAAGTGCACTCAAATatgtattataatacccgtatacatttgtctgtctgtcacgcaaaatggtagtttAGCTGCGCgagtagcaagacgcacgcaatgcggtataaaaaggacgggcgaacccgtggattttccatgggctaacgactagtcttatTAAAAATCCCGTTGTGTTTTATTAAGGTATCTCACCCATTGATTTTGCTCCTGCACCGATCAATACTGCTGGAATAGCCATCAAAAAGCATCCGAATGCCCCTACAAAGGAGAGAATTTGAGCTCGTCTTGGAGATTTTGATGAGAGGACCCTTTGAAAATATACTTGCCACGGAATACCACCGCAAATCTAAATGAAATAC
It includes:
- the LOC130662380 gene encoding high-affinity choline transporter 1-like isoform X1 yields the protein MTDVNVAGLISIIIFYLAILGVGIFAARKKNKKPKRDGSVEQQTNEVILAGRDIGAVIGCFTMTATWVGGGYINGTAESVYKSGLVWAQAPWGYATSLAIGGLLFAKPMREAKYVTMLDPLQHKYGKVMGAFLYIPAFLGESFWSASILSALGATLAVILHLDMNLSVVISTCIAVGYTFFGGLYSVAYTDVLQLICIGIGLWLTVPFTLTRSFVAPITETRDLWLGSVSGAEWGLWIDYAALLICGGIPWQVYFQRVLSSKSPRRAQILSFVGAFGCFLMAIPAVLIGAGAKSMDWTNMTEPSSNLVENGTIKDTRLVLPMVLQYATPGWVSFIGLGAVSAAVMSSADSSVLSASSMFGHNIYKLIFRPKASAKEIIWVIRIGIVVVGFIATCVGLTVKSIYDLFRLCSDLVFVILFPQLVGAVHIPFVNTYGSICAYVIGLLLRVSGGEELIGLPPLFKFPYYQNGRQYFPFRILAMSMSFATLLSVSYLTNYLFDNGYISEERDFLKVLKRRDKGRQQGKDILLTEKYTKKTGADNEKDGKGLLA
- the LOC130662380 gene encoding high-affinity choline transporter 1-like isoform X2, producing the protein MDQVHRPIFIELWSQIHNQTTHILATWVGGGYINGTAESVYKSGLVWAQAPWGYATSLAIGGLLFAKPMREAKYVTMLDPLQHKYGKVMGAFLYIPAFLGESFWSASILSALGATLAVILHLDMNLSVVISTCIAVGYTFFGGLYSVAYTDVLQLICIGIGLWLTVPFTLTRSFVAPITETRDLWLGSVSGAEWGLWIDYAALLICGGIPWQVYFQRVLSSKSPRRAQILSFVGAFGCFLMAIPAVLIGAGAKSMDWTNMTEPSSNLVENGTIKDTRLVLPMVLQYATPGWVSFIGLGAVSAAVMSSADSSVLSASSMFGHNIYKLIFRPKASAKEIIWVIRIGIVVVGFIATCVGLTVKSIYDLFRLCSDLVFVILFPQLVGAVHIPFVNTYGSICAYVIGLLLRVSGGEELIGLPPLFKFPYYQNGRQYFPFRILAMSMSFATLLSVSYLTNYLFDNGYISEERDFLKVLKRRDKGRQQGKDILLTEKYTKKTGADNEKDGKGLLA